In one window of Methanoculleus chikugoensis DNA:
- a CDS encoding glycosyltransferase family 4 protein, whose amino-acid sequence MRVACLTFWFYDYTIQMANELARHTEVLLLLPDYRSEEYVESIDPTVKVHIFGYSRYAGRFGPSCYPVLKDIVAAIDDFAPDVVHFQVNNPMLCPLLPMLRKHPLVATFHDIEPHPGEDRLLDAGSLLYRLTLFVSRVMPDRIFVHGKALRETLVKDYHVPERKVHVIPIGEHEVAPFVKFERADLEPDGRRVLFFGRIHRYKGLDCLIRAEPLITREIPDARIVIAGTGEEFSRYEEAMAGRDTFEVYNYRIPYEEGARLFQQASVVALPYLEASQSGVIPTAYGFRRPVVVTDVGSLPEVVDDGVTGYVVPPRDPEALAAAIVRLLKDPGACRRMGERGYAKLKTDMAWSTIARSLLAVYGELASARGKGNVPADEAFADNAPAAGNER is encoded by the coding sequence ATGCGCGTGGCGTGCCTGACCTTCTGGTTCTACGACTACACCATCCAGATGGCAAACGAACTTGCCCGGCATACCGAGGTGCTGCTGCTGCTCCCGGACTACAGGTCGGAAGAATATGTGGAGAGCATCGACCCGACCGTGAAGGTTCACATCTTCGGCTACTCGCGATACGCCGGGAGGTTCGGTCCGTCGTGCTACCCGGTGCTCAAAGATATCGTCGCCGCAATCGACGACTTCGCACCCGACGTCGTCCACTTCCAAGTGAACAACCCCATGCTCTGTCCGCTCCTCCCGATGCTCCGGAAGCACCCGCTGGTGGCGACGTTCCACGACATCGAACCCCACCCCGGCGAAGACCGTCTCCTCGACGCAGGTTCGCTGCTCTACCGGCTCACCCTCTTCGTATCAAGGGTCATGCCCGACCGGATCTTCGTTCACGGGAAGGCACTCCGGGAGACCCTGGTGAAGGACTACCACGTCCCGGAGCGGAAGGTGCACGTCATCCCCATCGGCGAGCACGAAGTGGCGCCGTTCGTGAAGTTCGAGCGGGCCGACCTGGAGCCGGACGGCCGGCGGGTCCTCTTCTTCGGACGCATCCACCGCTACAAGGGGCTCGACTGCCTGATCCGGGCGGAGCCGCTCATCACCCGGGAGATCCCGGACGCCCGGATCGTCATCGCCGGAACGGGCGAGGAGTTCAGCCGGTACGAGGAGGCGATGGCGGGCCGGGACACGTTCGAGGTCTACAACTACCGGATACCCTATGAAGAGGGCGCCCGGCTCTTCCAGCAGGCGAGCGTCGTGGCGCTCCCGTACCTCGAAGCGTCCCAGAGCGGCGTCATACCGACCGCGTACGGGTTCCGGCGGCCGGTGGTGGTGACCGACGTGGGGAGCCTGCCCGAGGTCGTCGACGACGGTGTGACCGGCTACGTCGTGCCGCCGCGGGATCCGGAAGCACTGGCAGCCGCGATCGTCCGCCTGCTGAAGGACCCCGGGGCGTGCCGCCGCATGGGGGAGCGGGGTTACGCGAAACTGAAGACGGACATGGCCTGGTCGACGATAGCACGATCTCTCCTCGCTGTCTACGGTGAACTGGCATCCGCCCGGGGGAAGGGAAACGTTCCCGCGGACGAGGCGTTCGCCGATAACGCCCCTGCTGCCGGGAACGAGCGTTGA
- a CDS encoding CARDB domain-containing protein, producing MRDRRTTKLLIAVFLIVGLIPIVGALEATPTTIVAASDSSAADKAAAAYVCDGVNDHVEIQAALNALPSSGGVVLLSSGTYNCAGIISPKAGSTLKGEGESETNLVFTRDGRINVDRESVTLDGFHIKGTGYSSGVKWLGVVNIRASHAKIHNIAGTADASIQAVYLLIHDPTVYAPTLEDVEFVNCRAVDTGTYGFLHNAWGTTNKVIKNVRYENCQAINCGKFGAFNPWVTGFNFAELNDMDGLRVKDCYAEGTLESGFHFEFDPKVTNAVLENCTSNNNGQKPFPTRAYQQNDMSTHYFGCGYYAPNCDVTFINCVAEGNSMNGFYTTNGGKLYNCVEKDTGAGRTDFSYRVPAGYYSIPSRSVNPSTVMENCTSINTNGYGLQVDLANNVKIRNFHLIDPIGYKGKGSSLGGTNGQFDNSEVSIYASGNRVETLVWAKENVNTVFSGQIVSDAAKPFVIEGYRTQNVLVKEMEIVSKTLPAGSPGVTVVSTVPAGQATLQNVKVTSTGSPAPTPTVPTTPAPSGKPDLVVTDIAWTPANPASGDAVTLKATIKNQGDAPTPAGTRHGVLFTFDDGAAGAGVWSDAHTASIAPGSWVTVTANGGSAGATWTAVEGTHTVKAAVDDVNRIAESNDANNVRTEQIAVAKAASGSTPTPTPTTPAPSGKPDLVVTDIAWTPANPATGDAVTLKATIKNQGTAATPAGTKHGVLFTFDDGAAGPGVWSDTHATAIAPGASVTLTANGGSAGATWKAMVGTHTVKATVDDVNRIAESDETNNVMSKEIVVGSLPVPVRGDLNGDGNVDWVDVTIAAEMAQKTTPSDPAADVNGDGTVDWKDVALIADFFFGRTSSL from the coding sequence ATGCGAGATAGACGGACAACGAAGCTTCTTATTGCAGTGTTCCTGATTGTCGGGCTCATCCCGATTGTCGGGGCGCTCGAAGCGACTCCCACCACGATTGTCGCGGCAAGCGACAGCAGTGCGGCCGATAAAGCGGCGGCTGCCTATGTCTGTGATGGGGTCAACGATCACGTGGAGATCCAGGCAGCACTGAATGCCCTGCCGTCATCCGGCGGTGTTGTCCTCCTCTCCAGTGGTACTTACAACTGCGCAGGGATCATTTCTCCTAAAGCAGGCTCCACCCTCAAGGGGGAAGGTGAATCGGAGACGAACCTTGTCTTCACCCGCGACGGGCGGATCAACGTCGACCGCGAGTCCGTCACGCTGGACGGGTTCCACATCAAGGGAACCGGCTACAGCAGCGGCGTCAAGTGGCTCGGCGTGGTGAACATCCGTGCAAGCCACGCGAAGATCCACAACATCGCGGGAACGGCGGATGCGAGCATCCAGGCGGTCTACCTCCTGATCCACGATCCTACCGTGTATGCCCCGACCCTTGAAGACGTCGAGTTCGTCAACTGCAGGGCCGTGGACACCGGGACCTACGGGTTCCTCCACAACGCCTGGGGGACGACGAACAAGGTGATCAAGAACGTTCGCTACGAGAACTGCCAGGCAATCAACTGCGGCAAGTTCGGAGCGTTCAACCCCTGGGTGACCGGGTTCAACTTTGCGGAGCTCAACGACATGGACGGCCTTCGCGTGAAGGACTGCTATGCGGAGGGCACTCTCGAGTCCGGGTTCCACTTCGAGTTCGACCCGAAGGTGACGAACGCCGTCCTCGAGAACTGCACGAGCAACAACAACGGGCAGAAACCCTTCCCGACGCGGGCCTACCAGCAGAACGACATGTCGACCCACTACTTCGGGTGCGGCTACTACGCCCCGAACTGTGACGTGACGTTCATCAACTGCGTCGCGGAGGGCAACTCCATGAACGGGTTCTACACGACGAACGGCGGCAAGCTCTACAACTGTGTCGAGAAGGACACCGGTGCCGGGAGAACCGACTTCTCCTACCGGGTGCCTGCCGGCTACTACAGCATCCCGAGCCGCTCGGTCAACCCTTCTACCGTGATGGAGAACTGCACGAGCATCAACACGAACGGCTACGGCCTCCAGGTCGACCTCGCGAACAACGTGAAGATCCGGAACTTCCACCTGATCGACCCGATCGGGTACAAGGGCAAGGGCTCGAGCCTCGGCGGCACGAACGGCCAGTTCGATAACTCCGAGGTGAGCATCTATGCGTCCGGCAACCGCGTGGAGACGCTTGTCTGGGCGAAGGAGAACGTTAACACCGTCTTCTCCGGTCAGATCGTCTCCGATGCGGCAAAACCGTTCGTGATCGAGGGTTACAGGACCCAGAACGTCCTCGTGAAGGAGATGGAGATCGTCTCAAAGACCCTCCCCGCCGGTTCCCCCGGCGTGACCGTCGTGAGCACGGTTCCGGCAGGTCAGGCGACCCTCCAGAACGTGAAGGTGACGTCCACCGGCTCGCCGGCACCGACCCCGACCGTCCCCACCACGCCGGCTCCCTCCGGGAAGCCGGATCTTGTGGTGACCGACATCGCCTGGACGCCGGCAAACCCCGCCTCCGGGGATGCGGTGACGCTGAAAGCAACGATCAAGAACCAGGGCGACGCCCCCACGCCTGCGGGCACCCGGCACGGCGTCCTCTTCACGTTCGATGACGGTGCCGCCGGTGCAGGGGTCTGGTCCGACGCCCACACGGCATCGATCGCCCCCGGCTCCTGGGTCACCGTGACCGCGAACGGCGGTTCGGCCGGTGCAACCTGGACGGCCGTCGAGGGTACGCACACCGTGAAGGCCGCCGTCGACGACGTCAACCGGATTGCTGAGTCGAACGATGCCAACAACGTTCGCACCGAACAGATCGCGGTCGCGAAGGCCGCGTCGGGGTCCACCCCGACCCCCACCCCCACCACGCCGGCCCCCTCCGGGAAGCCGGACCTTGTGGTGACCGACATCGCCTGGACGCCGGCAAACCCCGCTACCGGGGATGCGGTGACGCTCAAGGCCACGATCAAGAACCAGGGTACCGCCGCGACGCCTGCGGGCACCAAGCACGGCGTCCTCTTCACGTTCGATGACGGCGCGGCAGGCCCCGGCGTCTGGTCGGACACCCACGCTACGGCCATCGCTCCCGGTGCATCGGTTACCCTGACCGCGAACGGCGGCTCGGCCGGTGCAACCTGGAAGGCCATGGTGGGCACGCACACCGTGAAGGCCACCGTCGACGACGTCAACCGGATCGCCGAGAGCGATGAGACCAACAATGTCATGAGCAAAGAGATTGTCGTTGGAAGTCTGCCGGTTCCCGTCAGGGGCGACCTTAACGGAGACGGCAACGTCGATTGGGTCGACGTGACGATCGCTGCCGAGATGGCGCAGAAAACAACGCCGTCCGACCCGGCTGCCGACGTTAATGGAGACGGCACCGTGGACTGGAAGGATGTTGCCCTGATCGCCGACTTCTTCTTCGGCAGGACCTCTTCTCTCTAA
- a CDS encoding DUF2206 domain-containing protein has product MNDWDNRTFFWTFQAIQFVFLAVVCLDLIGYYVPIAREALAFLYLTFLPGVLVLKALRLHDLGTIETVLYSAGLSLVIVMLTGLTANVVYPLLGYTRPFSFPILLLTLVAVVQVLLYLALTRDKGRTGESPRLAVPSSPAVPFLILLPFLAIIGTYMRNNYHMVTLLFLLLVLIAVIGLAVGFDRFIPKSCYPLGIYAIALSLLYHTSLISEYVWGYDIHHELHLANGVLISGLWDMAIPYNTNGMLSVVALVPIYSLICDLDPVWIFKIVYPLLFALVPLGLYRAVEKQTDARIGFFSIFFFFSFFTFYTEMISLARQQIAELFLALTVLVMIDKTMDRGKQAFLMIAFAFAMIVSHYGLSYIYLFSLVPAWLLLAVPERLQSRLPERLARGAALLRHDPLAPAGTGGRTTPVRTLILPYIVIFAVLVYLWYSTVAEGTALATVTGIGDKIWNTLFMDSFNPTTAQGMHILTSQSTTPLHGLAKIVHVATQALIAVGLLATLARRERWRIEPEYLAVSLVFLLINVAGIVVPFFASSLNTSRLYHITLIFLAPFAIIGGIALYERLTGWIRAVRVAPFMGTAYQALSVFFVVFFLFNSGLLYQVMDDNPTSMALDTAGDKPVFNSREVQGAVWLFSEGNERPVYVDGTRWWLLLGFNPGSQRYVPANASLLEPNSYLYFGTYNLVRESIRIETQDQAVTTATYTDADRFIRSRHRIYDNAGSAVYYR; this is encoded by the coding sequence ATGAATGACTGGGATAACAGAACGTTTTTCTGGACATTCCAGGCGATCCAGTTCGTCTTCCTCGCGGTGGTCTGTCTCGATCTCATCGGGTATTACGTACCGATTGCCAGGGAAGCCCTGGCGTTCCTGTATCTCACCTTCCTCCCCGGGGTCCTCGTGCTGAAGGCGCTCAGGCTCCACGATCTCGGCACAATCGAGACGGTGCTCTACTCCGCCGGGCTGAGTCTCGTGATCGTCATGCTCACCGGCCTTACCGCCAACGTCGTATATCCGCTGCTCGGGTACACGCGGCCGTTCTCGTTCCCGATCCTCCTCCTCACGCTCGTCGCCGTCGTGCAGGTTCTGCTCTACCTCGCGCTCACCAGGGATAAGGGGCGTACCGGTGAGAGCCCCAGGCTCGCCGTCCCCTCCTCCCCTGCGGTACCGTTCCTGATACTGCTCCCGTTCCTTGCGATCATCGGAACCTACATGCGCAACAACTACCACATGGTCACGCTCCTCTTCCTGCTCCTCGTCCTGATCGCCGTCATCGGTCTCGCCGTCGGGTTCGACCGCTTCATCCCGAAATCCTGCTATCCGCTCGGGATCTACGCCATCGCGTTATCGCTCCTCTACCATACCTCGCTGATATCGGAGTACGTCTGGGGTTACGATATTCACCACGAACTCCACCTCGCAAACGGCGTGCTGATCTCGGGGCTCTGGGACATGGCCATCCCGTATAACACGAACGGGATGCTCTCCGTCGTTGCGCTCGTCCCCATCTACTCGCTCATATGCGATCTCGACCCCGTCTGGATCTTCAAGATCGTCTACCCCCTTCTCTTCGCGCTCGTGCCGCTCGGGCTCTACCGGGCGGTCGAGAAACAGACGGACGCGAGGATAGGGTTTTTCTCGATCTTCTTCTTCTTCTCGTTCTTCACGTTCTACACGGAGATGATCTCCCTCGCCCGCCAGCAGATCGCGGAGCTCTTCCTCGCGCTGACCGTTCTTGTGATGATCGACAAGACCATGGACCGGGGGAAGCAGGCGTTTCTCATGATCGCATTCGCGTTCGCCATGATCGTCTCGCACTACGGGCTCTCGTACATCTACCTCTTCTCGCTCGTTCCGGCATGGCTGCTGCTTGCCGTTCCCGAGCGCCTGCAGTCCCGGCTGCCGGAGAGGCTCGCCAGGGGCGCGGCCCTCCTGAGGCACGATCCCCTCGCTCCGGCGGGAACCGGCGGGAGGACGACACCGGTGAGGACGCTCATCCTCCCCTACATCGTCATCTTCGCCGTCCTGGTCTACCTCTGGTACTCGACGGTCGCCGAAGGCACGGCGCTCGCTACCGTCACCGGCATCGGGGACAAGATATGGAATACCCTCTTTATGGACTCATTCAACCCGACAACCGCCCAGGGGATGCATATCCTCACCAGCCAGTCGACGACGCCTCTCCACGGCCTCGCGAAGATCGTCCATGTCGCCACCCAGGCCCTCATCGCCGTCGGGCTGCTTGCAACCCTCGCAAGACGCGAGCGGTGGCGCATCGAGCCCGAGTATCTCGCCGTCTCGCTCGTTTTCCTGCTCATCAACGTAGCCGGCATCGTCGTCCCGTTCTTCGCAAGTTCGCTCAACACCAGCAGGCTCTACCACATCACCCTGATCTTCCTTGCCCCATTCGCGATCATCGGCGGCATAGCGCTGTACGAGAGGTTGACCGGGTGGATACGCGCAGTCAGGGTTGCCCCGTTCATGGGGACGGCGTACCAGGCCCTCTCCGTATTCTTCGTCGTCTTCTTCCTCTTCAACAGCGGGCTCCTCTACCAGGTCATGGACGACAACCCGACATCGATGGCGCTCGACACCGCCGGCGACAAACCGGTCTTCAACAGCAGGGAGGTGCAGGGGGCAGTATGGCTCTTCTCAGAGGGGAACGAGCGCCCGGTCTACGTCGACGGCACACGCTGGTGGCTCCTGCTGGGGTTCAACCCGGGCAGCCAGCGGTACGTTCCGGCAAATGCGTCGCTGCTGGAACCCAACTCCTACCTCTACTTCGGCACGTACAACCTCGTGCGGGAGAGCATCCGGATCGAGACGCAGGATCAGGCGGTCACCACGGCAACGTATACGGATGCAGACCGGTTCATCCGGAGCCGCCACCGGATCTACGACAACGCCGGTTCCGCCGTCTACTACCGGTGA
- a CDS encoding lipopolysaccharide biosynthesis protein, producing the protein MAVALPKNFSEVRQHLQQPLIRNSFFIMASSFVAAGFGFFFWMIAARFYSQADVGIATALMSSMGLLILISRLGLDQSVIRFFPTRDKNRVLGTAVLVPTAVALGAGLFFIATVDVLAPELAIVRSIAPLYLVILGSYSVTWVFEGAFNALRKSEHYFALNLLYGTRILFLVPLVFLGAVGIFGAFGLSFILGLVLALILLARCSVRPTPCVDRVFLREAWQFSAGAYVAGILMSAPNMLIPIMVLNVLGAESTANYYITYAIVSILFMIPYAFTTSLFVEGSHGGEMKRSVLRTLASMFALLIPAIIGLSLFGEQILNLIGKDYVEGMALLRVLAASALFVSVCQTFISVAKVRNDIRSLVVLSGFISVALLGLGYTLMNRFGLIGMGYAWLATYVAGTLLVGLILKKKGWL; encoded by the coding sequence ATGGCAGTAGCGCTCCCGAAGAACTTCAGTGAGGTCAGGCAGCACCTACAGCAGCCGCTTATCCGGAATTCGTTCTTTATCATGGCCTCGTCGTTCGTTGCAGCGGGGTTCGGGTTCTTCTTCTGGATGATCGCCGCCCGGTTCTACTCGCAGGCGGACGTGGGTATTGCAACCGCCCTGATGTCGTCGATGGGCCTCCTCATCCTCATCTCCCGCCTCGGTCTCGACCAGTCGGTGATCCGGTTCTTTCCGACCCGCGACAAGAACAGGGTGCTCGGAACCGCCGTCCTCGTCCCTACGGCGGTTGCGCTCGGTGCGGGCCTCTTCTTCATCGCAACGGTCGACGTCCTGGCTCCCGAGCTCGCCATCGTCAGATCGATCGCGCCGCTCTACCTCGTCATCCTCGGGTCTTACTCCGTCACCTGGGTCTTTGAGGGTGCGTTCAACGCCCTGCGGAAGTCCGAACACTACTTCGCGCTGAACCTGCTCTACGGGACGCGGATCCTCTTCCTCGTCCCCCTGGTCTTCCTCGGCGCGGTGGGCATCTTCGGCGCCTTCGGCCTCTCGTTTATCCTCGGTCTCGTCCTGGCGCTCATCCTCCTTGCCCGGTGCTCTGTCCGGCCGACGCCGTGCGTCGACCGGGTCTTCCTGCGGGAGGCATGGCAGTTCTCCGCCGGTGCGTATGTCGCCGGGATATTGATGTCCGCCCCGAACATGCTCATCCCGATCATGGTGCTCAACGTGCTCGGGGCCGAGAGCACCGCCAACTACTACATCACCTACGCGATCGTCTCGATCCTCTTCATGATCCCCTACGCGTTCACGACCTCGCTCTTCGTCGAGGGAAGCCACGGGGGGGAGATGAAGAGGAGCGTTCTCCGGACGCTCGCGAGCATGTTCGCCCTGCTCATACCCGCGATCATCGGCCTCTCCCTCTTCGGAGAGCAGATCCTCAACCTGATCGGTAAGGACTACGTCGAAGGGATGGCCCTGCTCCGCGTGCTTGCCGCATCCGCCCTCTTCGTCTCCGTCTGCCAGACGTTCATATCCGTCGCGAAGGTCCGAAACGATATCCGGAGCCTCGTCGTCCTCAGCGGTTTTATCAGCGTCGCCCTGCTCGGGCTCGGCTACACCCTGATGAACCGGTTCGGCCTCATCGGCATGGGATACGCGTGGCTCGCCACGTACGTCGCCGGAACGCTCCTCGTCGGTCTGATCCTGAAGAAGAAAGGATGGCTATAG
- a CDS encoding right-handed parallel beta-helix repeat-containing protein: MAASDSTELSKNQADYVCDGVDDQAEIQAALAALPEGGNVVLSDGTFNCAGVIAPPAGTTLSGQGPDATNLVFTSDGRISVDKEYVTLDGFHIEGSGYSSGVKWLGVMTIRASHAKIHNITGTADASIQAVYLLIHDPAVYAPTLEDVEFVNCKAVDTGTYGFLHNAWGSTNKVIKDVRYDNCQAINCGSKGAFNPWITGFDFAELNDMDGLRVTNCLAEGNLESGFHFEFDPKVTNAVLENCTSKNNGQKPYPSVPYKQSDMSTHYFGCGYYAPNADVTFKNCVAEGNSLYGFYATNGGKLYDCVDKDTGAGKTDYTHRKPAGYYSIPSRSTDPALVLENCTSIDSHGYGLQVDLASNIRIENFELVNPAGIDGKGASLGGTNGQFSNAEVDIHASGDRVDTLVWAKNNQNVQYTGEVTSASEKAFLVEGGQNVQTDGMAVASAGE, translated from the coding sequence GTGGCTGCAAGCGATAGCACCGAGCTGTCGAAGAACCAGGCAGACTATGTCTGTGACGGAGTCGACGACCAGGCCGAGATCCAGGCGGCGCTCGCCGCGCTGCCCGAAGGCGGTAACGTCGTCCTCTCGGACGGTACGTTCAACTGCGCCGGCGTCATCGCGCCGCCGGCAGGCACGACGCTCTCCGGACAGGGTCCGGATGCAACGAACCTTGTCTTCACCAGCGATGGACGTATCAGCGTCGACAAGGAGTACGTGACCCTCGACGGGTTCCACATCGAGGGCAGCGGCTACAGCAGCGGCGTCAAGTGGCTCGGTGTGATGACTATCCGTGCAAGCCACGCGAAGATTCACAACATCACGGGTACCGCTGATGCCAGCATCCAGGCGGTCTATCTCCTGATCCACGATCCGGCGGTCTATGCCCCGACCCTTGAAGACGTCGAGTTCGTCAACTGCAAGGCCGTGGACACCGGCACCTACGGGTTCCTCCACAATGCCTGGGGATCGACGAACAAGGTGATCAAGGACGTCCGCTATGACAACTGTCAGGCGATCAACTGCGGAAGCAAAGGCGCGTTCAACCCCTGGATCACTGGGTTCGACTTCGCGGAGTTGAACGACATGGACGGTCTCAGAGTGACGAACTGCCTTGCTGAGGGTAACCTGGAGTCCGGGTTCCACTTCGAGTTCGACCCGAAGGTGACGAACGCCGTCCTCGAGAACTGCACGAGCAAGAACAACGGGCAGAAACCCTACCCGTCGGTGCCCTACAAGCAGAGCGACATGTCGACCCACTACTTCGGGTGCGGATACTACGCCCCGAACGCCGACGTGACGTTCAAGAACTGCGTCGCGGAAGGCAACTCGCTGTATGGGTTCTACGCGACGAACGGCGGCAAACTCTACGACTGTGTCGACAAGGACACCGGCGCCGGGAAGACCGACTACACCCACCGTAAGCCGGCCGGCTACTACAGCATCCCGAGCCGCTCGACCGACCCCGCCCTGGTGCTTGAGAACTGCACGAGCATCGACTCGCACGGCTACGGCCTCCAGGTCGACCTCGCGAGCAACATCCGGATCGAGAACTTCGAACTCGTGAACCCGGCAGGGATCGACGGCAAGGGTGCAAGCCTCGGCGGCACGAACGGCCAGTTCAGCAATGCCGAAGTGGACATCCACGCCTCCGGTGACCGGGTCGATACGCTCGTCTGGGCGAAGAACAACCAGAACGTCCAGTACACGGGAGAGGTAACCTCCGCCTCCGAGAAGGCGTTCCTGGTCGAAGGCGGCCAGAACGTCCAGACGGACGGCATGGCGGTTGCGTCTGCCGGCGAGTAA
- a CDS encoding glycosyltransferase gives MKILQVTPFFKPLWESGGVARVAYDISRTLHANGHDITVYTTNRSIYPNDLPTNRVTSVDGMNVYYFENLRKYAPGVTPPVMPYRMPAVARQEIPGFDLVHIHDHRTMLTIIASHYARKYGIPYVLQAHGALPQDTGSKRMKRLFDRFWSDTVILGAAGVIALNETEAERYRELGVADEKIAIFPNGIDLAEYPSLPARGRFRAAWGIDDATKVVLYLGRLDPTKGIDLLIRSFAVVAREFDDAVLMLVGGDMGHNDEFRQRVGSLGLDDRVVFTGFVSKEEKMAAYTDADVFVTPSFTGFPVTFLEACLCGTPIVTTGKGDLLGWIDNTVGFNTGYTPEALAGAIGRLLTDEALRERFGEQAKELVRTRYNWETIVRDIETFYAKVAGSAEGNAPADVSREAVPKAPDTF, from the coding sequence ATGAAGATACTGCAGGTGACCCCGTTCTTCAAACCGCTCTGGGAATCGGGCGGGGTGGCACGAGTCGCATACGACATCTCCCGGACCCTGCACGCGAACGGGCACGATATCACGGTCTACACGACGAACCGGAGCATCTACCCGAACGATCTGCCGACGAACCGCGTCACCTCCGTCGACGGGATGAACGTGTATTACTTTGAGAATTTACGAAAATACGCCCCGGGTGTGACCCCGCCGGTGATGCCCTACCGCATGCCGGCGGTCGCGAGGCAGGAGATTCCCGGGTTCGACCTGGTCCACATCCATGACCACCGCACCATGCTCACCATCATCGCCTCGCACTACGCGAGGAAGTACGGCATACCCTACGTGCTCCAGGCGCATGGGGCGCTCCCACAGGATACGGGGTCCAAACGGATGAAGCGGCTCTTCGACCGGTTCTGGTCGGATACGGTGATCCTCGGCGCTGCGGGGGTTATCGCGCTCAACGAAACAGAAGCGGAGCGCTACCGCGAGCTGGGTGTTGCCGACGAGAAGATCGCGATCTTCCCGAACGGCATCGACCTCGCCGAGTACCCCTCCCTTCCCGCCCGCGGCAGGTTCCGTGCGGCATGGGGGATCGACGACGCCACGAAGGTCGTGCTCTACCTCGGGAGGCTCGACCCCACGAAGGGGATCGATCTTTTGATCCGCTCGTTTGCCGTGGTTGCGCGGGAGTTCGACGACGCCGTCCTGATGCTGGTGGGTGGGGATATGGGCCACAACGATGAGTTCAGGCAGCGGGTCGGGTCGCTCGGTCTCGACGACCGGGTGGTCTTCACGGGGTTCGTGAGCAAGGAGGAGAAGATGGCGGCGTACACCGACGCCGACGTCTTCGTGACGCCGAGCTTCACCGGATTTCCCGTCACGTTCCTCGAAGCGTGTCTCTGCGGAACACCCATCGTGACGACGGGGAAGGGCGATCTGCTCGGGTGGATCGACAACACCGTCGGGTTCAACACCGGGTATACGCCGGAGGCGCTCGCCGGCGCCATCGGACGTCTGCTTACCGACGAAGCGTTGCGGGAAAGGTTCGGGGAACAGGCGAAAGAACTCGTCCGGACCAGGTACAACTGGGAGACGATCGTCCGCGACATCGAGACGTTTTATGCGAAGGTTGCCGGGAGCGCGGAAGGGAATGCACCGGCGGACGTCTCACGAGAGGCGGTCCCGAAGGCCCCGGACACCTTTTGA
- a CDS encoding ORC1-type DNA replication protein translates to MKKNLLMWDETLFRDPEVFEIDYVPEQFNHRDAQIRELAFQVKPGLRGARPLNTICRGLPGTGKTTSVKKVFAEIEEATKKLVPVYINCQIDNTKFAIFSQIYRRVTGHPPPPSGTSFKQVFDAIAKVLQREEQVLLVALDDANYLLYENEINQVLYPLLRSHEAYPGVRIGVVAIVSDMSVTLQTEVDARVASVFRPTEIYFPPYSAEEIHGILEERVLQGLYPNVLRPDMLDLVVEQTMKSGDLRVGIDLLKRAALNAEREARRSVERGDVCKAYEVSRYLHLAFSLRALKAEEREVLARIADMSARDDKEMNAGDVYRFVKEQVGGVSYTKFYEIIQKFDAMRLLNLHYRQGRGRTRLISLRYDPGRVLEHLGQEQSI, encoded by the coding sequence ATGAAGAAGAACCTGCTCATGTGGGACGAGACGCTTTTTCGGGATCCCGAGGTCTTCGAGATCGATTACGTCCCCGAGCAGTTCAACCACCGTGACGCCCAGATCCGGGAACTCGCGTTTCAGGTCAAGCCCGGGCTGCGGGGGGCGAGGCCGCTCAACACCATCTGCCGCGGCCTCCCGGGAACCGGGAAGACGACGAGCGTCAAAAAGGTCTTTGCCGAGATCGAAGAGGCTACGAAGAAGCTCGTCCCCGTCTACATCAACTGCCAGATCGACAACACCAAGTTCGCTATCTTCTCGCAGATCTACCGCCGCGTCACCGGGCACCCGCCGCCGCCGTCGGGCACGTCGTTCAAGCAGGTCTTCGACGCCATAGCGAAAGTGCTGCAGCGCGAAGAGCAGGTGCTCCTCGTGGCGCTCGACGACGCGAACTACCTCCTCTACGAGAACGAGATCAACCAGGTGCTCTATCCCCTGCTGCGCTCGCACGAGGCCTACCCGGGCGTCCGGATCGGGGTCGTCGCCATCGTCAGCGACATGTCCGTCACCCTGCAGACCGAGGTCGACGCACGGGTGGCATCGGTCTTCCGCCCGACCGAGATCTACTTCCCCCCCTACTCAGCGGAGGAGATCCACGGCATCCTCGAGGAGCGTGTCCTGCAGGGTCTCTACCCGAACGTCCTCCGGCCCGATATGCTGGATCTCGTGGTGGAGCAGACGATGAAGAGCGGCGACCTCCGCGTCGGTATCGATCTCCTGAAGCGTGCGGCCCTGAACGCCGAGCGGGAGGCACGCCGGTCGGTCGAGCGGGGGGATGTCTGCAAGGCATACGAGGTCTCCCGGTACCTCCACCTTGCGTTCTCGCTCCGGGCGCTCAAGGCCGAGGAGCGGGAGGTGCTGGCCAGGATCGCGGATATGTCGGCCCGCGACGATAAGGAGATGAACGCCGGCGACGTCTACCGGTTCGTCAAAGAGCAGGTGGGCGGGGTCAGTTACACCAAGTTCTACGAGATCATCCAGAAGTTCGATGCGATGCGGCTCTTGAACCTCCACTACCGCCAGGGAAGGGGGCGAACACGGCTGATCAGTCTCCGGTACGATCCCGGGCGCGTGCTGGAACACCTGGGGCAGGAGCAATCGATTTGA